From Nicotiana tabacum cultivar K326 chromosome 20, ASM71507v2, whole genome shotgun sequence, one genomic window encodes:
- the LOC142174289 gene encoding uncharacterized protein LOC142174289, whose protein sequence is MKHYSVMHLFQFRVKRSSARRIVDEFYWLICVGENCIWHFKATSINDSAMFKVRNFNSQHTCSLMDNTFIQHKPTAMVVGRMVIPKFSDPKTIYTPKDIQFDMLSEHNVNLTYMQAWRAKEKALQFLRGHPADSYSKLPSFLYILEKTYPGSVVKLKKTDDDCFLSVVIVDETFLKSAYRGIMLTTSTMDAAGTILPLAYVVVYSENDASWKWFFEQFKLAYARSYTLDEFNERMSNIEEIDSRVKAYLYDIGYHRWSRVHDTVRASTHYIHTVLDGVRRYIVCLENKRYSCGQFQLDELPCPHALDA, encoded by the exons ATGAAGCACTATTCTGTCATGCACCTGTTCCAATTCAGGGTTAAAAGATCTAGTGCTAGAAG AATTGTAGATGAATT ctACTGGCTGATATGTGTTGGTGAAAACTGTATATGGCACTTCAAGGCAACTAGCATAAATGATTCTGCAATGTTTAAGGTCAGAAATTTCAATAGCCAGCACACATGCTCTTTAATGGACAATACATTCATACAACACAAACCTACTGCCATGGTAGTTGGTAGAATGGTTATTCCAAAATTTTCTGATCCTAAGACAATTTACACACCAAAAGATATACAATTTGACATGTTGTCTGAACACAACGTGAATCTAACCTACATGCAAGcttggagagcaaaggaaaaggctTTACAGTTTTTGAGAGGTCATCCTGCTGACTCCTACAGCAAATTGCCTAGTTTTTTGTATATTCTAGAGAAGACTTATCCGGGATCTGTAGTTAAATTGAAGAAGACGGACGATGACTGCTtctt GTCAGTTGTAATAGTTGATGAGACCTTCTTAAAGTCAGCATACAGGGGAATAATGCTAACAACTAGTACAATGGATGCAGCAG GTACTATATTACCATTGGCATATGTTGTTGTTTATTCAGAGAATGACGCATCATGGAAGTGGTTTTTTGAGCAATTCAAACTCGCATATG CACGGTCATACACCcttgatgaatttaatgaaaggatgTCAAATATTGAAGAGATTGACTCCCGTGTTAAAGCATACTTATATGATATTGGCTATCATAGATGGTCTCGAGTACATGATACG gtgagggcttcaacaCACTACATCCATACAGTACTAGATGGTGTGAGGCGCTATATTGTTTGTCTTGAAAacaagagatatagttgtgggcAATTCCAGCTTGACGAACTTCCTTGTCCACATGCTTTGGATGCATAA